One Nitrospira sp. genomic window, CCGGCGGTGGAGCGTCAGGCGTCGGACCGCGCGCATCGCATCGGGCAACAGCAGACCGTCACGATCGTGCGGATTCTCATGCGCCACAGCATTGAGGAGAAGATGATGGCGCTCAAACAGCGCAAGCTCGAGTTGTATGATGCGGTCATGGCCGGCGTGGTGCGAGACTCCGGGCAAGGCGTGCTGACGAAGGCCGACTTCGACTTCCTACTTTCGCCGAGTGCCTGAGCATGGAGGACTGTGGCTGTTGTTGGACTCAAGCGACATGGATACGAATCTTGGAAAATTTGGGTTCTTGCCGATCGACAGAACCATTTCGTTTTCAGGTGGAGCATTCTCGCTGCGCGAAGATTTCAATGAGGTGCTTGCTGTAGTTAGATCAGCTACAAACGCTGACGGGTTTGTCTATCCTCCGCTCGAAAAACAAATGCGAGGAGAGCCCAGAATCCTAGCCGGACAACTCTTGCCAGAAGATCAATGGGATTGGAAAGAGGTTCTGGGAACTGAACGTCCCGCCCATCTACATCAGTTGCCGGTTTCCCATGAGCTTCGGTTAAAGCAGGCTCCCATTGATAACGATCTTAGAAGGAACGACGGAGCATTCTTGATGTATCTAGCAGGTTACCTCTATGGCTATCGGTTGCAATTTCATGACTGGTGGTTCGATGGGCGAGTCAATATGAAGAAATCACACAACATACTTGTGGGGGACGATAAGGCTGCTGACTTCTTCTCAAAAAGCTATTCTGTCTGGAAAAACTGGTCTGTGGAGACCAGAAGACACTTCACGAACATTCTCTACATGACTTCCAGATTAGAGCTGTACGAATGGGATTGGGAAAAGTTCATGATAGCCTACATGGTTTTTGACGCCTGCTATAACCAGGCGAAGGGGCTGGGGCAAGTTGAAAAGACAATACATAAGTTTCGAATTGATGCGATGTGTGAGCGATACAGTTTGCAGTGCAATAGCAGTCTGAGCAACGAGATTGTGAGGTTAAGAAATGCCTTGTTTCACGAAGCCCTATGGGACGGTGGCCAACCGTGCAGTTCAGGAGGGCAAAAGTCTTTTGGCTATACTAAGTGCTTGATGAGGATTAACCATCGCCTAATTCCCGCCATGCTTGGCTATTCTACCGAATACATTGGAACTCATTGGGATTCCTTTAGTCCCTGTCAATTCTAAACCTGCGTCGATTCCCTTTACTCATTCGACTTGGGGTTCGCCGCTGGTTACAACGTGGCTGAGTGAAATCCGTTACGAGGGTGTGCACGGGTATTGTTAGAACCATTGCGTCGCATTCTCCGTCACCTGTTCCAGGGTGCCAGGTTCTTCGAAGAGGTGAGTCGCGCTGGGGACGACGATGAGCTTCTTTTCGCAAGTCAGGAGTTCTTCGAGTAGTGCGACGCCACTCTGAGTGAAAGAGAAGTGGGTGGGAACGTCAGAAGTTGACGGCGGGTACGTCTAAGACTTGATCCGGCTGCTGGGCTCGTTCGAAAATTTTATGGAAGCTCTGATCCATGCGCCTGAGGACATCGGGGGTGAAATGTTTCTCTCCGCACTGTTTGCAAACACCTGCTGGAACGTTTCGCAGGATGAGCAAGTGATCACGGCGACGATAGTCGTAGTTGATATGTCGTTCTTCCACCTCGCCGCCACAGAAGGTGCAATCCGCATAGGTGGTCATGGCTTTGTTCCTCTGGTGCGGAGATCCGTCCATTTTGGTGGCTTTGGGATATATATGGTAATCACCCTCAGGGTTCTCTCAACCTGGTGTTTTAATGGTGCGGGCTACCGTTTGAACAGCCGCACGTAGTCATCGAAGATAAAGAGGCGATTACGCCTCTGACCGGTGAACTCCTTCAAAATGCCGAGCTTGACGAAGTCATCGATGAGCGCAGCGGCAGTGTTGGTTTCAGCCTGGATGAGGTTGGTCACCATCTTGATGGTGGTCACCGGAGACTGGTAGAGCGATTGCATGAGTGTTTGCGCATTGGTCTGGCGGCGTACGTGGAACGTCGGCATATGCTTGCGTTCGATGCGTTCTTTCAGCGCCAGAATGTCCTTGAACACTTGGATAGAGAGGGCGATTGTCTCACGCATGCCGAGTAAAAAAAATCGCAGCCATGGTTCTAACTTGTGCGTCGTTCGGACAGCCATCAGTTGATCGTAATACTCGCCCTTGTGCCGCTCAAAGAAATCGGAGAGATACAGCGCGGGCTTTTGCAGAAGGTTGAAACTGACGAGATAGAGCACGATGAGCAGGCGGCCTAGGCGTCCGTTTCCGTCAAGAAATGGATGGATCGTCTCGAACTGGTAATGCATGAGCGCAACTTTGATCAGGTGCGGGACATGAATCTGGTCGTTGTGCATGAACTTCTCAAGATCGCTCATAAGGTCCGGCACATGCTGGTGGTGGGGAGGGATAAATGTGGCGTGCTTAAGGCTGATGCCGATCCAGTTTTGGCTGGTGCGAAATTCTCCTGGCTGTTTGTGCTTGCCGCGCACACCTTGTAATAGCACTGCATGGGTCTCGCGCAAGAGGCGGTTGGACAAGGGAATTTGACGCAACTGCTTGATGGAGAAATTAATTGCCTCGATATAGTTGTGTATTTCCTGCCAGTCATCGCGTTTTTCCGGATCGACATCGAGCTTACCGACCAGCGCCTCTTCAATGTTGGTCTGGGTGCCTTCGATACGGCTGGAGGTGGTTGCTTCTTTGGTGATGTGCATTCGGACGAAGAAATCCACATCCGGGATGAGCTGAGAAAACGCGTTCAACTCCCCAATCAGACGGTTAGCCTCCTCCAGGAGAGTGAGAATCTCAGGATCGGATACGATCCATTCCCGGTTAATCGATGTGGGTGAAAAACTCCGATATTCATATTGTTGCTCGTACTCTCCTGCTTTGAATTCACTGATATTCATAGGTTTTCCTGTCGCTGTCTTTCCGATTTGAACTAAGGCCTCCCGCTATGTCAAATAGGTGGCACCAATTTGATATAAGATTTGACGTATGTCAAATGTCTGGATGGTGTTAGGAGAAAGCTATTCAATCACTGGCCGACCAGTGCCGGAATCGAGAAGACGCTGATGGCGATTTAATGGAAGGTGGTTACGGAAGCAGGTGCAAGTAGTGCAAGAACCATCTGCTTGCCTGTTCCGCCACCTGTTCCAGCGTACCCGGTTCCTCGAAGAGGTGAGTGGCACCGGGGACGATGATGAGCTGCTTTTCGCAGGTCAGGAGTTCGTAGGCTGCCTGGTTCATCTCAATCACCGGTTCATCATGGCCACCGACGATCAACAGGGTCGGAGCTGTGACCGATGGTAGATAGGGTTCAGCCAGGTCCGGTCGCCCTCCTCGTGACACCACGGCCTTGACGTTCGCTGGCTCTCGTGCGGCAGCTTGCAATGCTGCTCCGGCGCCGGTGCTGGCCCCGAAATAACCGACCTCTCAATCTTTCGTCCGTGGTTCCGCTTCCAGCCAGTAGATCGATATCGAATACCTTGCGCCGATCATCCGCGTCTTCTTCGGTCAATAAATCGAGCAGCAACGTGGCAAGTCCGTCTCGTTGTAACTGGCGGGCGACGAAATTGTTATGAGGGCTCAATCGCCCACTACCACTCCCATGTGCAAAGACCACCATGCCGCATGGACTGACCGGGAGTCCGAGGATGCCCTCCAGGGTAATTGTCCATTTTGTGATCCTGACGCGGTGCTCGTGCAGGGATGTCAAGGCTGTCCCTTTTTCTTTGCGGAGCTGCAGGGAGCCGGACGGCTGAGCCCAGGTGGCAATTTGGTCTTGTCGTCGACGCAGGCAACATTCAGTTGTGTCTGTGAGAGACCAATGACCGACGAGAGGATGGCTCCCGCGAAGTTCGCGCGACTCAAGTCTGCTGAGTCTAGTCGAGCGCCGCTCAAATTACCCGAAACAAATGTGGCATCTTGTAGGTTCGTGTCCTGAAGGTTGGCGTGGGTCATGTTGGAGTGGCTGAAATTCGACCCGCGAAGATCCGCGCCGACAAAATTGGCCGATTCCAGAGTGGCCCTGTTGAACTGTGCGTGCTGGAAAGAGGATTTCGGAGCGTAGAGTTCGCTCAGATCGCCGTTCATGAAGTTGGTGCGCAGTCCCTTGGCCTCAATAAGGATCGCGCGGGTGAGGTTCGCATCCAGGAAATCGGCTTCATCGAGGACGGCGTGATAGAGAATAGCCATCCGGAGCTTCGCCGAGTGCACATCCGCCTTGACCAGAGCGGCCTGTTCTAGGTTGGCTCCTTCCAAATCCGCGTCATGCAGGTCTGCGCCATGTAGGCTGGCGTACCGAAGGTCTGCGCCGCGAAGAATCGCTTCCTTCAGGTTTGCGTCACGCAAATTTGCTTCGTCCAGATAGGCGCTTTCCATGTCGGTTTCGATCAGGCGGGCCCCTTCCAATTGCGCACGGTCCAGCAGCGCGCCCTGAAGATTAGCCCGATGCAGATTCGCATTGGTCAGGACGGTGCGGCGCAGGTCGGCGCCTGTCAGATCAGTGTTCACCAGGACCGCACCTTTCAGGGTTGCTCCGTAAAAATACGCCTCGACGAAGTTGCCGTCGGTCAAGTCGGCAGAGGTGAGATCGGCGCCCTCAAATTGCGCCCGCTCGAACGAGGCTTCGCGTAGTTTGGCGCCGACCAGGACAGCGTCGAAGAGCGCAGCTTCATCGCCGATGGCTCGGGAGAGATTTGCGCCAGTGAGCCGGGCACGGCGCAGATCGGCTCCGGAGAGATTACTGTCTTCTAGGAGGGCTTTGGTGAGGTCAGCCCCGGCAAGGCTAGCCTGAGCCAGGTTGACCTGAGCCAGCTTCGCTTGACGCAGGACCGTACCCTCCAGATCGGCCCGTTCGAGATTCGCTCCCGCGAGTGCTGCCCGGCTCAGATCCGCTTGGCAGAGCTCCATCCTTTTGGCATCAGGGTTGCCCCGATACTCCACCCATCGTTCATGCGAACGCACGAGGGTCTGTAATGTCTTGGCCGGGACAGGCTTCTGCTTGTAAGCGCTCTTACAGAGGGGAACCGCGAGCGACGTCGTGTTAGAAGCAGGTGAGCCTGCCGCTCCGGCCCATGAGGCGGGAAGTCCGATGAGGATGATCATCCCTACAATGACGGTCGGTAAGGAAAGGCGGTTCATCTCGTGTCTCCTTCGGTGGTACATCCTGGGTTTGACCTTCAAGGCTAGGCGTTGCAAGGCCGTGGGAATCCGATTGTCACAGGTTCAAGCGCTCGCAGGGATTCAGGAACCCGTTCCATCGGCGCCCTTCGGCCAAGGTTGATAAGCAAGCAGGGTGCGGCAGCGCATACTGATCAGAGCAATGGGAAGACCGGGTGCCTGAAACCGTTGACGATAGTTCTCCAGGGTCAAGTGAATCGTAGCCTCACCTTGAGTAGATCGATGATCGTCCTTCTTGCGACAGAAGGCGTATGTACGCCACGGCGTCTTGCATTTCTTCGTCGGTGAGCTGGCCGCGCCAAGAATGCATTGGGCTGAAGACCACACCGTGCTCGATCGTTCGCAGTAACTCTTCATCGGATTTTAGGAATGACCGGAAGCGCTGAAAATCAGCCGGTGGGACTTTCAAGGAAGTGGCGGTAGGGCCGTCTCCTTGACCGGTAAGACCGTGGCAGTCCTGACAGTGGTGCTGATAGATCGATTTCCCGCGTGTGATGTCCGGCGGATAGTCCTGGGCGTACAAAGGAGATAGCACCAGACCAATCAGAACGAGAAGGGTCCACAGTCCCACGATGAAGAATAGATTCTCGGTGTATTGTGATTGCATGACCCACCTAGTCCTGCAGCGTGTTCAAAAAGGCCGTCCAACAAGGCCGCAGCGAGAGAGGGGCCGAGGCGTACCCTCTGGGGTACGTTGAGGGCCTGAACGATGCGAGAACGCCGTTGGCGGACTTTTTCAACATGCTGCTAACTCTTCTTCGTGGTGTGAGCGATAAAGGAACTGAACAGCTGCTGCAGCTTCTTGCTTCCGCAGGCCGGGCATGCCACCTCGCCTGCTGCATGCTCATTCAATGTTACCACGATCAACGATTCCTTCCCGCAATCGAGGCACGTATAGTCGTACATTGGCATGGTGCGTCCCTTTCGACTATCAACCAACAATCATGAGTGGATAGGTCCCTTGGTGCAACAGCGCATGTGACACGCTGCCGAGCACCATACGGGTGATGCCGCGGCGTCCACGGGATCCTGCGAGAATAAGGTCTGGATTCAAGGCCTTGGCTTCCTGAAGAATTCCCTCGACCGGGGTACTCAACGTAGTCGCCACGCGGGTTTGATAGCCCAATGGTCTGAGCTTGGCGGCTATCTCGTCGAGGAAGTCTTTCGCCTTGCCAAGGGAATGGGTTTCCATATGCTCGGCCGAGACCGCATCCACCGGCCAGGGTGGCCTGGTATGGGGGAGAACGGTGAACAGGGTAATCGTGGGGGGAGTACGAAAGGGTTTCTGTTGAAGGAAGGAGAGAGCATGGTCTGCATCATAGCTCCCTTGCAGGGGAAGCAAGATATGATGAAGCCTTTTTAAGGGGCCAGGAAGAATCAGTTTTGCGCCAGATCCGAATGTCAGCACTCGGTGGGAGACACTTCCAACGAGCCGCTCCTTGATCGGTCCAAGGCCTCTGGCACCCAAGAGAATGAGGTGTATCTTTTGCTGTTCAGACAACGCCACGATCTGATCCACCGGAGATCCAACGACCAAATGCTTCGTGACCGGTCCGGCATCTAATGGCAGCAAGGACACGATGCGATCCAACAAGCGAGTCCCGTCGTCGCGCATGTTGCGCTCGACCGATTCGTACAGTTCTTGTGCTACCTCCGGAATCATCATGGGATAGGCTGGACTCGGAACATCAAGCACATGCACGAGGTGCAGTTCCTCGGCACGAGCTAAGTATTTCAAGGCGCGCACGGCTTCATAGGAATGGTCTGAACCATCCACTGCAAGTAAGAGCTTCATAAGAACCTCATTGACAATCTGCCAGACAGAAGAAAATGACGTAGATTACAATCGCGAGACCAAAGCCCACTGCTCCGAGCAGGAGCCACTGTGCACGTGTCATGCTTTCCCCCCTACTGAAGATGGTCTTCAGCAAGTCCAATGCCGTTCAAGGAGAAGATCGTCAGGGATAAGGAGTGAAGAGGGAAAGACATATTGTTGCGAAATTCCCTTGCCCCTAACCGCTTATCCTTCATGCCTTCTGGCGCCTTCTGCCACAGCAGGCGAATGACTTCTGTAGCAGAGCGCCACTTCTCTTGGAGACGGAATCAATGGCCAAGCGCCCATCGTGAAGGCAAAGAACTGCAAACCTGTGGTTTCCCCGAGCTCTCCACCATCCCTGACCGTGTTTGGCGAATGGCATCGCCCTTGCTCAATTATTCGCCAGGAGGATCGTTCATGGGGAAGGAGACAAATCTCTTCGAGACCATACTGGTTCCGGTTGATTTTTCCCCCTGTTCAGATGAAGCATTTCGGGTCGCCTGTCAGCTCGCTCGACTGTGTGGGGCGGCAGTGCTTGTTCTGCACGTGATCGACACCAGTGCGCTTGCTGCATTCAATCGATTGGGTTTGCTGGCTGTTCCATCCGATGCCGCGCCACAGCGCCGCCGCTTACGCCATCATGCCCGTCTAAAAGTGAGGCAGTTGTTGGAGTCGAAAGTAGCCACGGATGTGAAGATCACACGCCTGATCGTGGAGGGGGTGCCCTTCGTCGAGATCGCCAAAGTTGCGCGCACGGGGGATATCGATCTGGTCGTGATAGGAAGCTACGGCGGTCGGTCCGGCAGTGTGGACAGGATTTTCTTTGGCAGCACGGCAGAAAAGGTCGTTCGCACAGCCGGATGTCCTGTCTTGACCGTGCCGCTTGAGGCATCCGCGCCACAGCGGAAGTCCACGCGTTGATCAATAGTTAATTGGCAGATGGAGGATCTGATGACGATTGGGGCAAGTTTGGTACAGTGGCGCAGGTTGGGAATGGTTCTCTCCATGGTCTGTCTAGCCTGGATGTATGGGTCGGTTCTCCTGGCGCAATCCGAACAAGTGGTGGACGTGACGATCAAGGATTCTCGTTTTGTGACGAAGCAAAGCCCGTTACGCTTGGGGTTTCCTACCGTCATCAAGGTACGGAATGATGATGCGGAGCGACACGATTTCAGCTCGACCATGTTTGAAGGGATTCCGACACAGATTGAAAAGGACGGCG contains:
- a CDS encoding zinc ribbon domain-containing protein, with the protein product MPMYDYTCLDCGKESLIVVTLNEHAAGEVACPACGSKKLQQLFSSFIAHTTKKS
- a CDS encoding Fic family protein, which translates into the protein MNISEFKAGEYEQQYEYRSFSPTSINREWIVSDPEILTLLEEANRLIGELNAFSQLIPDVDFFVRMHITKEATTSSRIEGTQTNIEEALVGKLDVDPEKRDDWQEIHNYIEAINFSIKQLRQIPLSNRLLRETHAVLLQGVRGKHKQPGEFRTSQNWIGISLKHATFIPPHHQHVPDLMSDLEKFMHNDQIHVPHLIKVALMHYQFETIHPFLDGNGRLGRLLIVLYLVSFNLLQKPALYLSDFFERHKGEYYDQLMAVRTTHKLEPWLRFFLLGMRETIALSIQVFKDILALKERIERKHMPTFHVRRQTNAQTLMQSLYQSPVTTIKMVTNLIQAETNTAAALIDDFVKLGILKEFTGQRRNRLFIFDDYVRLFKR
- a CDS encoding universal stress protein — translated: MPSGAFCHSRRMTSVAERHFSWRRNQWPSAHREGKELQTCGFPELSTIPDRVWRMASPLLNYSPGGSFMGKETNLFETILVPVDFSPCSDEAFRVACQLARLCGAAVLVLHVIDTSALAAFNRLGLLAVPSDAAPQRRRLRHHARLKVRQLLESKVATDVKITRLIVEGVPFVEIAKVARTGDIDLVVIGSYGGRSGSVDRIFFGSTAEKVVRTAGCPVLTVPLEASAPQRKSTR
- a CDS encoding universal stress protein codes for the protein MKLLLAVDGSDHSYEAVRALKYLARAEELHLVHVLDVPSPAYPMMIPEVAQELYESVERNMRDDGTRLLDRIVSLLPLDAGPVTKHLVVGSPVDQIVALSEQQKIHLILLGARGLGPIKERLVGSVSHRVLTFGSGAKLILPGPLKRLHHILLPLQGSYDADHALSFLQQKPFRTPPTITLFTVLPHTRPPWPVDAVSAEHMETHSLGKAKDFLDEIAAKLRPLGYQTRVATTLSTPVEGILQEAKALNPDLILAGSRGRRGITRMVLGSVSHALLHQGTYPLMIVG
- a CDS encoding cytochrome c, with amino-acid sequence MQSQYTENLFFIVGLWTLLVLIGLVLSPLYAQDYPPDITRGKSIYQHHCQDCHGLTGQGDGPTATSLKVPPADFQRFRSFLKSDEELLRTIEHGVVFSPMHSWRGQLTDEEMQDAVAYIRLLSQEGRSSIYSR
- a CDS encoding type II toxin-antitoxin system MqsA family antitoxin, translating into MDGSPHQRNKAMTTYADCTFCGGEVEERHINYDYRRRDHLLILRNVPAGVCKQCGEKHFTPDVLRRMDQSFHKIFERAQQPDQVLDVPAVNF
- a CDS encoding pentapeptide repeat-containing protein, with amino-acid sequence MYHRRRHEMNRLSLPTVIVGMIILIGLPASWAGAAGSPASNTTSLAVPLCKSAYKQKPVPAKTLQTLVRSHERWVEYRGNPDAKRMELCQADLSRAALAGANLERADLEGTVLRQAKLAQVNLAQASLAGADLTKALLEDSNLSGADLRRARLTGANLSRAIGDEAALFDAVLVGAKLREASFERAQFEGADLTSADLTDGNFVEAYFYGATLKGAVLVNTDLTGADLRRTVLTNANLHRANLQGALLDRAQLEGARLIETDMESAYLDEANLRDANLKEAILRGADLRYASLHGADLHDADLEGANLEQAALVKADVHSAKLRMAILYHAVLDEADFLDANLTRAILIEAKGLRTNFMNGDLSELYAPKSSFQHAQFNRATLESANFVGADLRGSNFSHSNMTHANLQDTNLQDATFVSGNLSGARLDSADLSRANFAGAILSSVIGLSQTQLNVACVDDKTKLPPGLSRPAPCSSAKKKGQP